The Macaca mulatta isolate MMU2019108-1 chromosome 19, T2T-MMU8v2.0, whole genome shotgun sequence sequence AAAGGAGCTATATAAGGAGTCCCATCCTTGCTATATCTCTGGGACACTGGGCATCTTTTCTGGGATCCACCCTAGGAGTTGGGAATCTAATACCTTTGACTTTTTTCTCTGCTCTCAATTACCAACACTCTAATTCTTCAACACTAGGCACATGGGaattgcattttgttttcatacctgggcaacaaagtgagaccatgtccctacagaaaatttaaaaatagctgagcataatggcatatacctgtagtcccggctacttgggaagctgaggcatgatgattgcctgagcccaacagttcaaggctgcagtgaactatgatcccatcactgcactccagcttgggtgacagagtgagaccttgcctctaaaagAATTGCTTTTTTGttggttggatgaatgaatggaccTATGGATGAATatacagatgaatgaatggatttgtAGAAGAGCGACTGACACACAGGAGGGATATTtggatgaatgaaagaatggagGAATAGACAGGTGGATGGTTGAGACCAATGAATGAATATATGGATGAAAAGATACCTAGTGAAGGcacaatatgattttaaaaaatgaatctatCAGTGAATCAATGGACGtttggatggatgggtggatgagtaaGTGGTAGATGTGATGGAGAGTTGCACAATGAGATGGGGAGATGGGTTTGAGTGAATGGatggtgagtgagtgaatgaataggTAAATGGATAGATGGTGAGTTGGGTAGAGGGATGGACAAATGGACAgttgagtgaatgggtgagtgattGGATTATCCGATGAATGGGTGGgtagttggatggatggatgggcaggtAAAAAATGCTGGCCACAAATTGAAGCGATCTTGGGGTATAATCTAGGCACAGTTTAGGTGAATAGCAGCTTATTTTTTGATCTCGACTTGGCTCTGTTTACCTCCATGGATACATAGTCTCTATTTCTAGGTTCAGTCATCCTTCTGTCTCCCTCTGGGTTTCCAAGAATCTTGCCTTGGAACTCCAGCTGAACTGAGCCCTGGGCTTGTCTACTGACCTTCTCAACGGTAAGGAGAAAACCCCGGAAGAGCATGTGTTCTTCTGAGGGTACAGGGTTGAACCAGCTCTTCATGATGACTGTGGTCTGCTCTTAAGCCTTTCTAGCGGTTTCTTGTTTTGTGGCCTCACCCAATCTTCCTTGGGCATCAAACCAATGCAGATCAAACCTTGGTCTCCAGCTCAGTTCCAACTCCACCTGTCCCTTCCGTGGGTGATGGTGGAGAAACAGGATAAATTAGAGAAAGGGGTCATCCAGGTCCACCTCCTGCCTTTACTCCAAgatctctttcctctttcccagGTTCTCCAAGCAGCCATGGATGTGGGTTTCTTGGGCCTGTCAGATGTGTCTCAGAGTCATAGCAAGACCTTGTGCAGGGCTCGGGGCAGGGGCCCCACCATACGTCGCCAGCGGGAGTTCATGCCAGAAGAGAAGAAGGACACAGTTTACTGGGAGAAGCGGAGAAAGAACAATGAGGCAGCCAAGAGATCCAGGGAAAAGCGACGTCTCAATGATGCAGCCATTGAGGGCAGGTTGGCTGCACTGATGGAGGAGAATGCCCTGCTCAGGGGTGAGCTGAAGGCGCTCAAGCTTCGCTTTGGCCTCCTGCCCCTGACTGGTGGGCCCCGGGCCTTGCCCCTGCAGGCCCTGCTATGGGAAGCCCCCTGGACTGGGGACCCCCGGCCTGGGGCTGAAGCACTGTCATCCTTGTCTGGCTCTCACAATTGCCTTTTAAGGCCATGTTCCCTggatgctgggattccaggatgTCGGGGCTGCCTGCTGGCCCCCAAATGGACTGGCTTGGCCACTTCTCCTAGGTCCCCCCAAGAGTCTGCACCTCCTACCCTCAACAGAATTGACATGGCCTTGCAGACTGGCCTCCCACCTGCCCTCTTCAGCTGTCACCTCTTGGATGGGCATGTAGGGTCCAGACCAGAGCTCAGACCCTGCTGGGGGCTGTGGTCACCAATGCCCTCTGGATGCCGGGCTTCAGGGCCATCAGATGTGTTGCTGACGTCCACTGCTGATCCCATGGGTCTGTCTCCTGGGGTGACTTGCCCTGTCCCAGGAAACAGTCATGAGGGTCTGGGTCAGCCCTCTCTGCCCCACAAACTGCGCATCAAATCCCGAGCCTCAGGCAGGGTACCTTGTGGCTGGGAGGGTGGTCAGGCCCCCCTCTGAGGGCTTCCTCTGGGAAGGGCTAGGCTTGCAAGGGAGTGTTTGGGGGCTGAATATAGGTTGGTCTGAGGGATGAGTAGCTTGGTCTTGATCAGCAATCTGGGAAGGCCTGTAGGAAGTAGGGGCaccctggcttggagggtccacTTCACAGCTTCCATACCAGGCCTCCTAGGGGAGGAGAGTGGGAGCCCATCTTGGATTCTACTGTGGCTCTTGCCTTGCCCTAACATCTATGCTTTGGGTTGtcacttttccctttcttcctcctttccatttatccattcttccctgtatccatccatccattcattcattcatcctcatttattcatccattcattcattcatcaatcctcatccatccatccattagtCCCTCCAtccttatccatccatccatccatccacccatctattcatccatccatcaatccatccatccattccttccatctatctattcattAGTTTATCCAtcctcacccatccatccattcatctatccatccttccatccattcatccacttgtccatccatccatccatccatccatccatccatccattcatctatccatcctccATTTATCCATGCATCTATTCTCATTCATCCATGCATTggttcttccttcttccttctttctatctatccatccatcctcacccatccctccatccatccatctatccatccatccatccatccatccatccattcattcatccacccatgCACCTGTCTATGCAtgcatcatccatccatcctcatccactcatccacctatcctcacctatccatccatccacccattcttTCTTGCTTCCATCCAtttttccatccatccacctatccattcatccattcatacATCCATTTATtcttctatctatccatccatccatccatccatccatccatccatccatccatcctcatCCATTCCGATTCATCTATCcatcctgtcttccttccttgcATCCACTCATcctcatccattcacccatccgtCTATCCATCCTCACCCATTCATCTACACATCcttcctttcatccatccatccatctactcacccacccatccatcctttcattcatttattcatttagtcaCTCATTTATGTGCtaacttgtttattcattcattctcttacTCATTAATTTACTTATAATTCACTTGTCCCCTCACCGACACACTCATGATCTTTGGACCTTCCTTTTATGCCCAGTTAGTGACAAGTGAGAAGACACTTTTCTGGCCTTGGGTTTCCTGtcctggggtggggatgggggtttGGGAAGAAACATACTGAAGACCAGACTGAAGGAGGAGGTAATATCTAAGGTGTCTGAATCCCCCTTCTTGGTGTCCCCTGGGGGGCTTGCTTACCACCCAGTTTGAGGGTCAGACATATTGGCTTCCTCTGTGTCTTGGATCAGGGCCTCGAGCTGCTGGAACAGAAGCAACTGTGTGGGGGTGTCAGTATCCTCTCTCTCCCTGGCTGCCCCCTGGCCCCTGAGAACCAGGTATATACACTCCCACCCAGGTGGAAGGGGTCATTCTGCAGGGAAGGTCTTCCAGGGACCTGGAGCCCAAGGATTTATCAAAACTCCCTCCTCAGTTTCTCACTCAGCCCctcttccattattattattgttattacctCAGGGATTTTGTTAGATTCTGGATGAAAATACTCAAACTCCAATCATGGGGAGAGCTCATGGGATGAGGCGCTCATCTGGACTGGTACTGTCACTGAGAACAAGATACCCCTGGCCAACTGGATCATTTGGACTCAGGTGCATTCCCTGCCCCCATCAGATGTGGGGGCTGGGCTAGTTCTTGGCTACTCCAAGCTTATCACAGCCACAAATGTGTGCAGGGTGAGGACATACAAAGTGCCTCTCTCTCATTAGTATAACAGGTGGGCAGTATCACCGAACAGGCCAAGAGCTCCCCTGTGACTGGGCCTCCCTAAGAACCTGCACATCACAGCTAGGCCCTCCTCTACCTGCTCAGCCTTTGGTTCTGGTCCAGGGCAGGGATTGGGCAAGACCagccctcctccttccctccatgcCTGACCTTCCAGCAGCTGGCTTTGCTCATGTCACTGAGCCTCCCTTACACATCTATAAATGTTTACCTATAAATAAGCCCATTCCccagaaatatattaaataagagGCAGTAAATATATTGTCTGGCATAGGGGCTTCTCTGGAAACTGGACTGTTTTATCTTCATAAATAATGTGAATTCTggcgggcaaggtggctcatgcctgtaatcccagcattttgggaggtcaaggcagatggatcacttgaggtcaggagtatgagaccagcctgggcaacacgacgaaaccctgtctctagtaaaaatacaaaaattagccaggcatggtagcgagcgcctgtaatctcagctacttgggaggctgaggcatgaaaatcacttgaacctgggaagtggaggctgcagtgagctgagatcgcaccactgcggtccagcctgggcgacagagtgaaactccatctcaaaaataaaataaaataaaataaagaatgtaactaatcctgtttctctttttgctttgtcCACCAAGGAGCTCAGGGCCGAACTTGTGGCTCAGTTATAACAgcatttccattcattcattcattcattcattttttactCATTTGCTCATTTAGCAAATTTTCTTGATCATAAGCTtctcattgtttcatttttttcaaggCATGTTTTGTTGTAAAAAGTCTGAAAATCATATGCAGCCAAGTTGGCAATCTTTTCTTTTGTGGTTTGTACATTTTTGTCATGTTTAAGACAACTTCCATGTCTCAAGGTCATAAAGATAGTCTCCTATCtttatgttccaggcactggggaAAGAGAAGTGAACACAATAGATGTGATTCCTGCCTCTATGGTACTGATAACCCAGGGAGGGAGATAGATTAAGAAGTAAGAAAAGTATATAGTAGGACCAATGATGATAGATgtcatggagaaaaaagaaaggcttgGGAAAGGTAGGTGTGGGTATATTGTAATAATTGAAATAGGGAGATTAGGATTGAAATAGGAGGATCTTAACCTtgctgagaaagtgacatttgaacaaagacttGAGAGAGATGAAGTGGGGAGTCATGCATGTATCAGAGGAAGAGCATTTCCTAGTCGGAAAaaacagcctgtgcaaaggccctgaggtgggatcATGCCTAGTGTTTTGAGGAAGATTGAG is a genomic window containing:
- the NFILZ gene encoding NFIL3 like protein, which encodes MDVGFLGLSDVSQSHSKTLCRARGRGPTIRRQREFMPEEKKDTVYWEKRRKNNEAAKRSREKRRLNDAAIEGRLAALMEENALLRGELKALKLRFGLLPLTGGPRALPLQALLWEAPWTGDPRPGAEALSSLSGSHNCLLRPCSLDAGIPGCRGCLLAPKWTGLATSPRSPQESAPPTLNRIDMALQTGLPPALFSCHLLDGHVGSRPELRPCWGLWSPMPSGCRASGPSDVLLTSTADPMGLSPGVTCPVPGNSHEGLGQPSLPHKLRIKSRASGRVPCGWEGGQAPL